One Brachybacterium kimchii genomic window carries:
- the cydD gene encoding thiol reductant ABC exporter subunit CydD encodes MDQAAPSADAPTAAASTGTTAPGVADAASPGTGRRSRERRPPLDPRLLREVVAARRHVVRTTALGLVQAGAVIATALLLARLGADLLVEQRSPLDSPALLAGLVAALGVRALAVLVEQRTAHRAATAAIADLRSRLIGHAARLGPRAGAGRGADLTTLATTGLEKLRPYLVGYVPQLLLSATVTPLTLLTILLLDPTSAGIAVITLPLVPLFMILIGRLTVGRSEALLADTRTLWSQMLDLVDGLPTLRALGRERGPEKMVRALGDRHRRSTMGSLRYAFLSSMVLELLGTLCVALVAVAIGLRLVYGDMELAPALAVLVLIPEVYLPLRQVGAQFHASSDGVAAVSAAFDVLGESAPADGTVRCPDLRTATLRLDGVGVRSRDGLAPHDASLVVRPGTVHAIAGPSGSGKTTAVQVMLGLLAPDEGSARVVAADGTATAVADLRRESLWSQTMLLPQRPVLPTGSLREVLAEAAPHGSADQDRLDRAARAAGLDRVIAARGWDAPVGRGGSGLSLGERQRLALARALLAPAPLVVLDEPTAHLDGATEELVLDLVGTLRAEGRTVVLVAHRSRLLEVADEVTRLRAAHVGPDMAEEGADR; translated from the coding sequence ATGGACCAGGCAGCCCCGAGCGCGGACGCACCGACCGCGGCCGCATCGACCGGTACCACGGCTCCCGGGGTCGCGGATGCCGCGTCGCCGGGGACCGGTCGGCGCTCGCGCGAGCGCCGTCCGCCGCTGGATCCCCGGCTGCTGCGCGAGGTCGTGGCGGCCCGCCGGCACGTCGTGCGGACGACGGCGCTCGGCCTCGTGCAGGCGGGGGCCGTCATCGCGACGGCCCTGCTCCTCGCCCGGCTCGGCGCCGACCTGCTCGTGGAACAGCGCTCCCCGCTGGACTCCCCCGCCCTGCTCGCAGGGCTCGTGGCCGCGCTCGGCGTCCGCGCCCTCGCGGTCCTCGTCGAGCAGCGCACCGCCCATCGGGCGGCCACGGCGGCCATCGCCGACCTCCGCTCCCGGCTCATCGGCCACGCGGCGCGCCTGGGCCCGCGGGCGGGCGCCGGGCGCGGGGCGGACCTGACGACCCTGGCGACGACGGGCCTGGAGAAGCTCCGCCCCTACCTCGTCGGCTACGTGCCCCAGCTCCTGCTCTCGGCCACCGTCACCCCGCTCACGCTGCTGACGATCCTGCTGCTGGACCCCACGAGCGCCGGCATCGCCGTCATCACGCTGCCGCTCGTCCCGCTGTTCATGATCCTCATCGGCAGGCTCACGGTGGGACGCTCCGAGGCCCTCCTCGCCGACACCCGCACGCTCTGGTCGCAGATGCTCGACCTCGTCGACGGGCTGCCCACGCTGCGCGCCCTCGGTCGCGAGCGGGGGCCCGAGAAGATGGTGCGCGCCCTGGGCGATCGGCACCGCCGCTCGACCATGGGATCGCTGCGCTACGCCTTCCTCTCCTCGATGGTGCTCGAGCTGCTGGGCACGCTGTGCGTCGCGCTCGTCGCGGTCGCGATCGGCCTGCGCCTGGTCTACGGGGACATGGAGCTCGCTCCCGCGCTCGCGGTGCTCGTGCTGATCCCCGAGGTGTACCTGCCGCTGCGCCAGGTGGGAGCCCAGTTCCACGCCTCGTCCGACGGCGTCGCCGCCGTGTCCGCCGCCTTCGACGTGCTCGGCGAGAGCGCCCCGGCCGACGGCACCGTCCGCTGCCCCGACCTGCGCACCGCGACGCTGCGCCTGGACGGCGTCGGCGTGCGATCGCGCGACGGCCTCGCCCCGCACGACGCGAGCCTCGTCGTCCGGCCCGGCACGGTGCATGCGATCGCGGGCCCGAGCGGCAGCGGCAAGACCACCGCCGTGCAGGTCATGCTCGGCCTGCTCGCACCCGACGAGGGCTCGGCCCGGGTGGTCGCCGCCGACGGCACCGCCACCGCGGTCGCGGACCTGCGCCGGGAGTCCCTCTGGTCCCAGACGATGCTGCTCCCCCAGCGGCCCGTCCTCCCCACCGGCAGCCTGCGCGAGGTCCTCGCGGAGGCCGCGCCGCACGGGAGCGCCGACCAGGACCGGCTGGACCGCGCGGCGCGCGCCGCGGGACTGGACCGCGTGATCGCCGCGCGCGGCTGGGACGCCCCGGTCGGGCGCGGCGGCAGCGGCCTCTCGCTGGGCGAGCGCCAGCGCCTCGCGCTCGCCCGCGCACTGCTCGCCCCGGCGCCGCTCGTGGTCCTCGACGAGCCCACGGCGCACCTCGACGGCGCCACCGAGGAACTGGTCCTCGATCTCGTGGGCACGCTGCGGGCCGAGGGCCGCACCGTCGTGCTCGTCGCACACCGCTCGCGACTGCTCGAGGTGGCCGACGAGGTCACGCGGCTGCGTGCCGCGCACGTCGGTCCGGACATGGCCGAGGAGGGAGCAGACCGTTGA
- the cydB gene encoding cytochrome d ubiquinol oxidase subunit II gives MDPVLTDPTAVQTAWFCLIAFMFAVYFVLEGFDFGVEMNLGVLGRGDSERRGTMLSTIGPIWDGNQVWLITAGASLFAAFPEWYATLFSGFYIPLLVILLSLILRVCAFKWRDKLEGRRWRASWDVVHTITALLPSFLWGVAFSNIVAGVAIDENKWVTTSVLGLLTPFALLGGLVFVMLFWTHGSLYLVLRTGDPLRADARTLAGRTIWPTTVLGAVYLIWAQLTVSHTALTWIPLAVAALALVAVIATNRARRDGLAFIASAIAIAAAGVQLFAGLFPFVMPAANDAAHSLTVANASSSPHTLTVMLIAACVLLPCVIAYTIWAYWVFRHPVTGDGSDAPETLLARARRGYRQAFEQE, from the coding sequence ATGGATCCCGTCCTCACCGACCCCACCGCCGTGCAGACCGCGTGGTTCTGCCTCATCGCGTTCATGTTCGCCGTCTACTTCGTGCTCGAGGGCTTCGACTTCGGTGTCGAGATGAACCTGGGCGTCCTGGGTCGCGGCGACAGCGAGCGCCGCGGCACGATGCTCTCGACCATCGGCCCTATCTGGGACGGCAACCAGGTCTGGCTGATCACCGCCGGCGCCTCCCTGTTCGCGGCCTTCCCCGAGTGGTACGCGACGCTGTTCTCCGGGTTCTACATCCCGCTGCTGGTCATCCTGCTCTCGCTGATCCTGCGCGTCTGCGCCTTCAAGTGGCGGGACAAGCTCGAGGGCCGTCGCTGGCGCGCCTCCTGGGACGTCGTCCACACGATCACCGCGCTGCTCCCCTCGTTCCTGTGGGGCGTCGCCTTCTCGAACATCGTCGCGGGCGTCGCGATCGACGAGAACAAATGGGTGACGACCTCCGTGCTGGGCCTGCTCACCCCGTTCGCCCTGCTGGGCGGGCTCGTGTTCGTGATGCTGTTCTGGACCCACGGCTCGCTGTACCTGGTGCTGCGCACCGGCGACCCGCTGCGCGCGGACGCCCGCACCCTCGCGGGGCGCACGATCTGGCCCACGACCGTGCTGGGCGCCGTCTACCTGATCTGGGCGCAGCTGACGGTGTCCCACACCGCGCTCACCTGGATCCCGCTCGCCGTCGCCGCGCTCGCCCTGGTCGCGGTGATCGCGACGAACCGTGCGCGCCGCGACGGACTCGCCTTCATCGCGAGTGCGATCGCGATCGCCGCCGCCGGCGTGCAGCTGTTCGCGGGACTCTTCCCGTTCGTGATGCCCGCCGCGAACGATGCGGCCCATTCGTTGACGGTCGCGAACGCCTCCTCGTCCCCGCACACCCTCACGGTGATGCTGATCGCCGCGTGCGTGCTGCTGCCGTGCGTGATCGCCTACACGATCTGGGCGTACTGGGTGTTCCGCCATCCGGTGACCGGTGACGGCTCGGACGCCCCGGAGACCCTGCTGGCGCGCGCCCGCCGCGGGTACCGACAGGCCTTCGAGCAGGAGTGA
- a CDS encoding cytochrome ubiquinol oxidase subunit I encodes MEALDIARWQFGSMTVYHFLFVPLTIGLSFLVAVMQTISMRSRNPIAKDAWTRLTKFFGSMLIVNFGIGIATGILQEFQFGMNWSEYSRFVGDVFGAPLALEGLVAFFMESVFLGLWIFGWGRLPEKVHLLTIWCVSFGTMASAYFIVAANSFMQHPVGASINPETGRAELDPDKGGLWAILTNITTLVAFPHIIFGALLVAAAFVTGVASWHMVTHHNRARTAGLTTDEGRAHDQQARTIFRPAVRFGVIALFIAGLGLFVTGDQQGQIMFKQQPMKMASAEALCETETGASFSILTVGGPQAFHQDCGDVTHVIQVPYVTSFLATHTFDATLQGVDELQAKDLETYGTTVTDVHGEQHAADYRPNLFVTFWSFRLMIGLAVFSAVLAFWALWITRGRGEKARTSGSQVFKWFAVLSIPMPFFANAAGWVFTEMGRQPWVVVPNPDDPTVFLMTMQGVSGNPAWMVITSLTSFALLYTVLAVIWFHLMRKAALKGIPLPRRDPETQQLDTPTLSFEY; translated from the coding sequence ATGGAAGCCCTCGACATCGCTCGGTGGCAGTTCGGCTCGATGACCGTCTACCACTTCCTCTTCGTCCCGCTCACGATCGGCCTGTCCTTCCTGGTCGCCGTCATGCAGACGATCTCCATGCGCTCGCGCAACCCGATCGCCAAGGACGCCTGGACCCGTCTGACGAAGTTCTTCGGCTCGATGCTGATCGTGAACTTCGGCATCGGCATCGCCACCGGCATCCTCCAGGAGTTCCAGTTCGGCATGAACTGGTCGGAGTACTCGCGGTTCGTGGGCGACGTGTTCGGCGCACCGCTGGCCCTCGAGGGCCTCGTCGCCTTCTTCATGGAGTCGGTGTTCCTGGGACTGTGGATCTTCGGCTGGGGCCGCCTGCCCGAGAAGGTGCACCTGCTGACCATCTGGTGCGTCTCCTTCGGCACCATGGCCTCCGCCTACTTCATCGTGGCCGCGAACTCCTTCATGCAGCACCCGGTGGGCGCCTCGATCAACCCCGAGACGGGACGTGCTGAGCTCGATCCCGACAAGGGCGGGCTGTGGGCGATCCTCACGAACATCACCACCCTCGTGGCCTTCCCGCACATCATCTTCGGCGCCCTGCTGGTCGCCGCCGCCTTCGTCACCGGCGTCGCCTCGTGGCACATGGTCACCCACCACAACCGCGCCCGCACCGCGGGCCTGACCACCGACGAGGGCCGCGCGCACGACCAGCAGGCGCGCACGATCTTCCGTCCCGCCGTCCGCTTCGGCGTGATCGCTCTGTTCATCGCCGGCCTGGGCCTTTTCGTCACGGGCGACCAGCAGGGCCAGATCATGTTCAAGCAGCAGCCGATGAAGATGGCCTCGGCCGAAGCGCTCTGCGAGACGGAGACCGGGGCGTCGTTCTCGATCCTCACCGTCGGCGGGCCCCAGGCCTTCCACCAGGACTGCGGGGACGTCACCCACGTCATCCAGGTCCCCTACGTGACCTCGTTCCTGGCCACGCACACCTTCGACGCGACCCTCCAGGGCGTCGACGAGCTGCAGGCGAAGGACCTCGAGACCTACGGCACCACCGTCACCGACGTGCACGGCGAGCAGCACGCGGCCGACTACCGGCCCAACCTGTTCGTCACCTTCTGGTCGTTCCGCCTGATGATCGGCCTGGCCGTCTTCAGCGCGGTCCTCGCCTTCTGGGCGCTGTGGATCACCCGCGGGCGGGGCGAGAAGGCGCGCACCTCCGGCTCGCAGGTCTTCAAGTGGTTCGCCGTGCTGTCGATCCCGATGCCGTTCTTCGCGAACGCCGCCGGCTGGGTCTTCACCGAGATGGGCCGACAGCCCTGGGTGGTGGTCCCCAATCCGGATGACCCCACGGTGTTCCTGATGACGATGCAGGGGGTGTCGGGCAATCCCGCCTGGATGGTGATCACCTCGCTCACGTCCTTCGCCCTGCTCTACACGGTGCTCGCCGTGATCTGGTTCCACCTCATGCGCAAGGCCGCGCTCAAGGGCATACCACTGCCCCGGCGCGACCCTGAGACGCAGCAGCTGGACACCCCCACCCTGTCCTTCGAGTACTGA
- a CDS encoding Rne/Rng family ribonuclease, whose translation MAEDISTPDTSASQETPSTTSGTGRAKRPRRRAGSPVGAPQHQETAPEPDAPQRHTTVAAQQTPTSEPAPAPAEKPATTRRRRAAGAPAGPPAAPTSPAEPVEAADERTAAADAAGTPVVETAAAETPAEPAPETAPAADAADETDAADETDDAASTEVEPEDSDDAEDSEQPSGVAADLQALAENRPHEPKRAVREQTQIDFASLIFQAPTPEKRTTVPEQRAGHDDEDHESGSAELSFGTASRGSRRRRATRPQSEAVLPEQEHAPSDGEDAAEADETDVSSDEQAQEEQGGRGRGSRGRRSSSRRRRGSSRGEASEDESGEENGPASGEDRRARRDDARDDAEADASGADEDNDGSGEEEDGQSSGSSRRRRRRGGRGRRGRGRGEDSADREDEDSRDDERSEDSSDDASERLKKEKKDTQDSSADDSESRDTQDGEDQGKDEDGSSGGSSSRRRRRRRRSGSSSGSENGASADDPPNTVVKVREARDEVKAVKGSTRLEAKKQRRREGRDQGRRRSVITEAEFLARRESVKRSMVVRERKGSTQIAVLEDDILVEHYVAQKSHTSMVGNVYLGKVQNVLPSMEAAFVDIGKGRNAVLYAGEVNWDAAGLEGQPRRIELALSSGDPVLVQVTKDPIGHKGARLTSQISLPGRYVVFVPGGSMTGISRKLPDAERSRLKKIMKQVIPEDAGVIVRTASEGASEEELTRDVERLRKQWDRIQKAQKSKSAPASLSQEPDLAIKVVRDVFNEDFTSLIVEGESVHSDVHEYVSDVAPDLLERVTKHVGEKDVFAKHRIDEQLLKAMDRKVYLPSGGSLVIDRTEAMTVIDVNTGKFTGAGGSLEETVTKNNIEAAEEIVRQLRLRDIGGIIVIDFIDMVLEANRDLVLRRLVECLGRDRTKHQVAEVTSLGLVQMTRKRVGAGLVETFSTTCEACAGRGMIVDLDGVDTGHQHHGGQGSQDDDSSKGGRRRKGKSKGGSGNSGNGNGSNGGGNSGNGSGANGSGGGNGGSGRGSQSAQEAVEELTASTDVHRLESDSASRALARATIASIAAATGTKEEHPEVVVDGEAVTVEAEAPQAAGDTPQQATEVTPDAADGSASAEARDDSAADA comes from the coding sequence ATGGCTGAGGACATCAGCACCCCCGACACGTCGGCGTCGCAGGAGACGCCCAGCACCACGAGCGGAACGGGGAGGGCGAAGCGTCCGCGCCGCCGCGCCGGATCCCCGGTCGGCGCGCCGCAGCACCAGGAGACGGCGCCCGAGCCCGACGCTCCCCAGCGGCACACCACCGTCGCCGCCCAGCAGACTCCGACGAGCGAGCCGGCCCCCGCACCGGCCGAGAAGCCCGCGACCACGCGCCGACGCCGCGCCGCCGGCGCCCCCGCCGGCCCGCCCGCCGCGCCGACCTCCCCCGCCGAGCCCGTCGAGGCCGCCGACGAGCGGACCGCGGCAGCTGATGCCGCCGGGACTCCCGTCGTCGAGACCGCCGCGGCCGAGACCCCCGCCGAGCCCGCGCCCGAGACGGCCCCTGCGGCCGATGCCGCGGACGAGACCGATGCCGCGGACGAGACCGACGACGCCGCCAGCACGGAGGTCGAGCCCGAGGACTCCGATGACGCCGAGGACTCGGAGCAGCCCAGCGGCGTCGCCGCGGACCTGCAGGCTCTCGCCGAGAACCGCCCGCACGAGCCGAAGCGGGCCGTGCGCGAGCAGACCCAGATCGATTTCGCCTCGCTCATCTTCCAGGCGCCCACGCCCGAGAAGCGCACCACGGTGCCCGAGCAGCGCGCCGGCCACGACGACGAGGACCACGAGTCCGGCAGTGCGGAGCTGTCCTTCGGCACCGCCTCCCGCGGTTCGCGCCGCCGCCGCGCCACCCGGCCCCAGAGCGAGGCGGTGCTCCCCGAGCAGGAGCACGCGCCCTCGGACGGCGAGGACGCCGCGGAGGCCGACGAGACAGACGTGAGCTCGGACGAGCAGGCGCAGGAGGAGCAGGGCGGCCGCGGCCGCGGCTCCCGCGGGCGCCGCTCCTCGAGCCGTCGCCGCCGCGGCTCGTCCCGGGGCGAGGCCTCCGAGGACGAGTCGGGCGAGGAGAACGGCCCGGCATCCGGCGAGGACCGCCGCGCCCGGCGCGATGACGCCCGCGACGACGCCGAGGCGGATGCGAGCGGCGCGGACGAGGACAACGACGGCAGCGGCGAGGAGGAGGACGGCCAGTCCTCCGGCTCCTCGCGTCGCCGCCGTCGCCGGGGCGGCCGTGGTCGCCGCGGACGCGGACGGGGCGAGGACTCCGCCGATCGCGAGGACGAGGACTCCCGCGACGACGAGCGCTCCGAGGACTCCTCCGACGACGCCTCCGAGCGATTGAAGAAGGAGAAGAAGGACACGCAGGACTCGTCGGCGGACGACTCCGAGAGCCGCGACACGCAGGACGGCGAGGACCAGGGCAAGGACGAGGACGGCTCCTCGGGCGGGTCGAGCTCGCGCCGTCGTCGCCGTCGTCGCCGCTCCGGCTCCTCGTCGGGCTCGGAGAACGGCGCGTCGGCCGACGATCCGCCCAACACCGTCGTCAAGGTCCGCGAGGCCCGTGACGAGGTCAAGGCCGTCAAGGGATCGACCCGCCTGGAGGCCAAGAAGCAGCGCCGCCGGGAGGGGCGCGACCAGGGCCGCCGCCGCAGCGTGATCACCGAGGCCGAGTTCCTCGCCCGCCGCGAGTCCGTCAAGCGCTCCATGGTGGTGCGCGAGCGCAAGGGCAGCACCCAGATCGCGGTGCTCGAGGATGACATCCTCGTCGAGCACTACGTCGCACAGAAGTCGCACACCTCGATGGTCGGCAACGTGTACCTGGGCAAGGTCCAGAACGTGCTGCCGTCGATGGAGGCGGCCTTCGTCGACATCGGCAAGGGCCGCAACGCCGTGCTGTACGCGGGCGAGGTCAACTGGGACGCCGCCGGCCTCGAGGGCCAGCCCCGCCGCATCGAGCTCGCGCTCTCCAGCGGCGACCCGGTGCTGGTGCAGGTCACCAAGGACCCGATCGGACACAAGGGCGCGCGGCTGACCAGCCAGATCTCCCTGCCCGGCCGCTACGTGGTCTTCGTGCCGGGCGGCTCGATGACCGGCATCTCCCGCAAGCTGCCCGACGCCGAGCGCTCGCGGCTGAAGAAGATCATGAAGCAGGTCATCCCCGAGGACGCCGGCGTCATCGTGCGCACCGCCTCCGAGGGAGCGAGCGAGGAGGAGCTCACCCGCGACGTCGAGCGCCTGCGCAAGCAGTGGGACAGGATCCAGAAGGCGCAGAAGTCGAAGTCCGCTCCCGCTTCCCTCTCGCAGGAGCCCGACCTCGCCATCAAGGTGGTCCGCGACGTCTTCAACGAGGACTTCACCTCGCTGATCGTCGAGGGCGAGAGCGTCCACTCGGACGTGCACGAGTACGTCTCCGACGTCGCCCCCGACCTGCTCGAGCGCGTGACCAAGCACGTGGGCGAGAAGGACGTCTTCGCCAAGCACCGCATCGACGAGCAGCTGCTGAAGGCCATGGACCGCAAGGTCTACCTGCCCTCGGGCGGCTCCCTGGTCATCGACCGCACCGAGGCGATGACCGTGATCGACGTGAACACCGGCAAGTTCACCGGCGCCGGCGGCTCCCTCGAGGAGACCGTCACCAAGAACAACATCGAGGCCGCCGAGGAGATCGTCCGCCAGCTGCGCCTGCGCGACATCGGCGGGATCATCGTCATCGACTTCATCGACATGGTGCTCGAGGCCAACCGCGACCTCGTGCTGCGCCGCCTCGTGGAGTGCCTGGGCCGGGACCGCACCAAGCACCAGGTCGCCGAGGTCACCTCGCTGGGCCTCGTGCAGATGACCCGCAAGCGCGTGGGCGCGGGGCTCGTCGAGACCTTCTCGACGACCTGCGAGGCCTGCGCGGGCCGCGGCATGATCGTGGACCTCGACGGCGTGGACACCGGCCATCAGCATCACGGCGGCCAGGGCTCCCAGGACGACGACTCCTCGAAGGGCGGCCGCCGCCGCAAGGGCAAGTCCAAGGGCGGCAGCGGGAACAGCGGGAACGGGAACGGCAGCAACGGCGGCGGGAACAGCGGGAACGGGAGCGGCGCGAACGGCTCCGGCGGCGGGAACGGCGGCTCGGGCCGCGGATCCCAGAGCGCCCAGGAGGCCGTCGAGGAGCTCACCGCCTCCACCGACGTGCACCGTCTCGAGTCGGACAGCGCCTCGCGGGCCCTCGCCCGCGCGACCATCGCCTCGATCGCCGCGGCCACGGGCACCAAGGAGGAGCACCCCGAGGTCGTCGTCGACGGCGAGGCCGTGACGGTGGAGGCCGAGGCCCCGCAGGCCGCCGGTGACACGCCGCAGCAGGCGACCGAGGTCACCCCCGATGCCGCGGACGGGTCCGCGAGCGCCGAGGCGCGCGACGACAGCGCCGCCGACGCGTGA
- the rplU gene encoding 50S ribosomal protein L21, translated as MVYAIVRAGGRQEKVSVGDTIVINRVAGEPGQSVDFTPVLLVDGDSVTSAKGDLDKVTVSAEKVEDLRGPKIRILKYKNKTGYKKRQGHRQELTRLKITGIA; from the coding sequence GTGGTGTACGCAATCGTCCGCGCAGGCGGTCGTCAGGAGAAGGTGTCGGTCGGCGACACCATCGTGATCAACCGCGTCGCCGGCGAGCCGGGCCAGAGCGTCGACTTCACGCCCGTGCTGCTCGTCGACGGCGACTCGGTGACCTCGGCCAAGGGTGACCTCGACAAGGTCACCGTCTCGGCGGAGAAGGTCGAGGACCTCCGCGGTCCGAAGATCCGCATCCTCAAGTACAAGAACAAGACGGGCTACAAGAAGCGCCAGGGCCACCGCCAGGAGCTGACCCGTCTGAAGATCACGGGCATCGCCTGA
- the rpmA gene encoding 50S ribosomal protein L27 — MAHKKGASSSKNGRDSNAQRLGVKRFGGQQVGAGEIILRQRGTHIHPGAGVGRGNDDTLFALSAGTVEFGRKRDRNVVNVIAGA; from the coding sequence ATGGCACACAAGAAGGGCGCGAGCTCCTCGAAGAACGGTCGCGACTCGAACGCGCAGCGCCTCGGCGTCAAGCGCTTCGGCGGCCAGCAGGTCGGCGCGGGCGAGATCATCCTGCGCCAGCGCGGCACCCACATCCACCCCGGTGCGGGCGTGGGCCGCGGCAACGACGACACGCTGTTCGCGCTCAGCGCGGGCACCGTGGAGTTCGGCCGCAAGCGCGACCGCAACGTCGTCAACGTGATCGCCGGCGCCTGA
- the obgE gene encoding GTPase ObgE gives MATFVDRVVLHVTGGDGGHGSASIRREKFKPLAGPDGANGGRGGDVVLEVDPSTTTLLSYHHKPHQRASSGDFGKGDMRHGSRGEDLILPVPDGTVVADKDGNVLVDMVGTGTRFVAARGGQGGLGNAALASPKRKAPGFALLGEPGQERSLVLELKSVADVALVGYPSAGKSSLIAAMSAARPKIADYPFTTLVPNLGVVEAGEHRFTVADVPGLIPGASSGKGLGLDFLRHIERCHVIVHVLDAAALESDRDPVKDLETIEGELAAYAGRLDEEAEDRTPLMERPTVVVLNKTDVPDGADMADLVRDRLAERGVPVFEVSAVSRSGLRELGFALAELVEEARARLPEPEAAPIVLTPRAVGVKEFEVVTEQYDGDKAYRVVGDKPERWVRQTDFSNDEAVGYLADRLATLGVEDQLYKVGAVAGSTVVIGPGQDAVVFDWEPTMVGGAEMLGRRGTDRRVEDNHRPTRDEKREDQKARVAARMDRLAAMEEERRAGHWADPAIDDQED, from the coding sequence ATGGCCACCTTCGTCGATCGCGTCGTCCTGCACGTCACCGGCGGTGACGGCGGGCACGGCTCCGCCTCCATCCGCCGCGAGAAGTTCAAGCCGCTCGCCGGGCCCGACGGGGCCAACGGCGGCCGCGGCGGCGACGTGGTCCTCGAGGTCGACCCGTCGACGACGACGCTGCTGAGCTACCACCACAAGCCCCACCAGCGCGCGAGCTCGGGCGACTTCGGCAAGGGCGACATGCGCCACGGCTCCCGCGGCGAGGACCTGATCCTCCCCGTGCCCGACGGCACCGTCGTCGCCGACAAGGACGGGAACGTGCTCGTCGACATGGTCGGCACCGGCACCCGCTTCGTCGCCGCCCGCGGAGGGCAGGGCGGCCTCGGCAACGCGGCGCTCGCCTCGCCGAAGCGCAAGGCGCCCGGCTTCGCCCTTCTCGGCGAGCCCGGTCAGGAGCGGAGCCTGGTCCTCGAGCTCAAGAGCGTCGCGGACGTCGCCCTCGTGGGCTACCCGAGCGCCGGCAAGAGCTCCCTGATCGCCGCGATGAGCGCCGCACGGCCCAAGATCGCCGACTACCCCTTCACGACCCTGGTGCCGAACCTGGGCGTCGTGGAGGCGGGGGAGCACCGCTTCACCGTCGCCGACGTGCCCGGGCTGATCCCGGGCGCGAGCAGCGGCAAGGGCCTGGGGCTGGACTTCCTGCGCCACATCGAGCGCTGCCACGTGATCGTCCACGTGCTCGACGCCGCCGCGCTCGAGTCCGACCGGGACCCCGTCAAGGACCTCGAGACCATCGAGGGCGAGCTCGCCGCCTACGCGGGCCGCCTCGACGAGGAGGCCGAGGACCGCACGCCGCTCATGGAGCGCCCCACCGTGGTCGTCCTGAACAAGACCGACGTGCCCGACGGCGCCGACATGGCCGACCTCGTGCGCGACCGTCTCGCCGAGCGCGGCGTGCCCGTGTTCGAGGTCAGCGCCGTCTCCCGCAGCGGACTGCGAGAGCTCGGCTTCGCCCTCGCCGAGCTCGTCGAGGAGGCCCGCGCCCGGCTTCCCGAGCCGGAGGCCGCGCCCATCGTCCTCACCCCTCGCGCCGTCGGCGTCAAGGAGTTCGAGGTCGTCACCGAGCAGTACGACGGGGACAAGGCGTACCGGGTCGTCGGCGACAAGCCCGAGCGCTGGGTGCGCCAGACCGACTTCTCGAACGACGAGGCCGTCGGCTACCTCGCGGACCGCCTCGCCACCCTCGGCGTCGAGGACCAGCTCTACAAGGTCGGCGCCGTCGCAGGCAGCACCGTGGTCATCGGTCCTGGACAGGACGCCGTGGTCTTCGACTGGGAGCCCACAATGGTGGGCGGGGCCGAGATGCTCGGCCGCCGCGGCACGGACCGCCGTGTCGAGGACAACCACCGACCGACTCGTGACGAGAAGCGCGAGGACCAGAAGGCCCGCGTCGCCGCCCGCATGGATCGCCTGGCAGCGATGGAGGAGGAGCGCCGCGCCGGGCACTGGGCCGATCCCGCGATCGACGACCAGGAGGACTGA